In Candidatus Berkelbacteria bacterium, the following are encoded in one genomic region:
- the lexA gene encoding transcriptional repressor LexA, whose protein sequence is MLTPKQKQILDFIESFIDENGYSPSYREIAEHFGFSSVATVAEHVENLRLKGYLSSEAGYRSLQVKEVAVEPDSGFDVLNIPLMGAIQAGKPIEAIRTSETLEIPRDMMARNVFALRVKGDSMIDDGILDGDYVVVEPCQSPKNGDIIVALIDKDDVTLKRFYREKDHIRLQPANKKYQPIRVKKVTIQGKVRGVIRKFRG, encoded by the coding sequence ATGTTAACACCAAAGCAAAAGCAGATCTTAGATTTTATTGAGAGTTTTATTGATGAGAACGGGTACTCACCAAGTTATCGAGAGATCGCTGAACATTTCGGCTTCTCTTCGGTCGCGACCGTCGCTGAACATGTCGAGAATTTACGATTAAAAGGCTACTTGTCCAGCGAAGCCGGTTATCGTTCACTCCAGGTAAAAGAAGTCGCCGTTGAGCCAGACTCAGGTTTTGACGTTTTGAATATTCCGCTTATGGGCGCGATTCAAGCCGGAAAGCCGATTGAGGCGATCCGGACCAGCGAAACTCTAGAGATTCCCCGCGATATGATGGCACGAAACGTTTTTGCCCTGAGGGTAAAAGGTGACTCGATGATCGATGATGGTATTTTAGACGGTGACTATGTTGTAGTTGAGCCGTGCCAGAGCCCCAAAAATGGTGACATCATTGTCGCCTTGATAGATAAAGACGATGTAACGCTAAAGCGCTTTTATCGGGAAAAGGATCACATACGTTTGCAGCCAGCCAACAAGAAGTACCAGCCAATTCGAGTTAAAAAAGTAACGATTCAAGGTAAGGTGCGAGGTGTCATTCGAAAATTTCGCGGTTAA